A stretch of Bombina bombina isolate aBomBom1 chromosome 2, aBomBom1.pri, whole genome shotgun sequence DNA encodes these proteins:
- the DENR gene encoding density-regulated protein isoform X1: protein MRIRVRPRLHSTKGKLSEMACTVTEYVDPIPSDCKGDLKIHKMDGDYPLKVLYCGVCSLPVEYCEYMPDVTKCRQWLEKNFPNEFSKLTLGSCPKQETGVSEGPGTAGEEEEKKKQKRGGRGQIKQKKKTVPQKVTIAKIPRAKKKYVTRVCGLATFEIDLKEAQRFFAQKFSCGASVTAEDEIIIQGDFTDDIIDVIQEKWPEVDDDSIEDLGEVKK, encoded by the exons ATGCGCATACGAGTGCGCCCACGGCTGCATTCTACCAAAGGAAAG ctCTCAGAGATGGCCTGTACAGTTACAGAGTATGTTGATCCAATACCATCAGATTGTAAAGGAGATTTAAAAATCCACAAGATGGATGGAGATTACCCTCTTAAAGTGCTATACTGTGGAG TGTGTTCACTGCCAGTAGAG TACTGTGAATATATGCCTGATGTCACAAAGTGCAGGCAGTGGCTAGAAAAAAATTTCCCTAACGAATTTTCAAAGCTTACACTGG GAAGCTGTCCTAAACAAGAGACTGGTGTTAGCGAAGGACCTGGAACAGCTGGTGAAGAGGAGGAAAAGAAAAAGCAGAAAAGAG gTGGGCGTGGTCAAATAAAACAGAAGAAGAAGACCGTTCCACAAAAAGTTACAATAGCCAAAATTCCAAGAGCAAAGAAGAAATATGTTACTAGAGTTTGTGGTCTTGCAACGTTTG AAATTGATCTCAAGGAAGCGCAACGATTTTTTGCTCAGAAATTCTCCTGTGGTGCCTCGGTGACAGCAGAAGATGAAATAATCATTCAGGGAGACTTTACAGATGATATTATTGATGTAATCCAGGAAAAATGGCCAGAG GTTGATGATGACAGCATTGAGGACCTTGGAGAAGTGAAGAAGTGA
- the DENR gene encoding density-regulated protein isoform X2: MACTVTEYVDPIPSDCKGDLKIHKMDGDYPLKVLYCGVCSLPVEYCEYMPDVTKCRQWLEKNFPNEFSKLTLGSCPKQETGVSEGPGTAGEEEEKKKQKRGGRGQIKQKKKTVPQKVTIAKIPRAKKKYVTRVCGLATFEIDLKEAQRFFAQKFSCGASVTAEDEIIIQGDFTDDIIDVIQEKWPEVDDDSIEDLGEVKK; this comes from the exons ATGGCCTGTACAGTTACAGAGTATGTTGATCCAATACCATCAGATTGTAAAGGAGATTTAAAAATCCACAAGATGGATGGAGATTACCCTCTTAAAGTGCTATACTGTGGAG TGTGTTCACTGCCAGTAGAG TACTGTGAATATATGCCTGATGTCACAAAGTGCAGGCAGTGGCTAGAAAAAAATTTCCCTAACGAATTTTCAAAGCTTACACTGG GAAGCTGTCCTAAACAAGAGACTGGTGTTAGCGAAGGACCTGGAACAGCTGGTGAAGAGGAGGAAAAGAAAAAGCAGAAAAGAG gTGGGCGTGGTCAAATAAAACAGAAGAAGAAGACCGTTCCACAAAAAGTTACAATAGCCAAAATTCCAAGAGCAAAGAAGAAATATGTTACTAGAGTTTGTGGTCTTGCAACGTTTG AAATTGATCTCAAGGAAGCGCAACGATTTTTTGCTCAGAAATTCTCCTGTGGTGCCTCGGTGACAGCAGAAGATGAAATAATCATTCAGGGAGACTTTACAGATGATATTATTGATGTAATCCAGGAAAAATGGCCAGAG GTTGATGATGACAGCATTGAGGACCTTGGAGAAGTGAAGAAGTGA